From the genome of Bordetella sp. H567, one region includes:
- the tolQ gene encoding protein TolQ — MQVSNDLSLFALIAHASVPVQLIMLLLLGISIMSWTYIFAKRYAIKRAHQQTRRFEDDFWSGGDLSMLQQAVANRRAEQGALARIFDAGMTEFLKARRTAASDANAVLDGARRAMRAAYQREMDALEAHLNFLASAGSVSPYIGLLGTVWGIMHAFIGLSNMQQATLASVAPGIAEALIATAIGLFAAIPAVVAYNRFTNDIDRLSIRFDSFVDEFLNILQRQVR; from the coding sequence ATGCAAGTCTCCAACGACCTGTCGTTGTTTGCACTGATCGCGCATGCGAGCGTGCCGGTCCAATTGATCATGCTGTTGCTCCTGGGCATTTCCATCATGTCCTGGACCTACATCTTCGCCAAGCGCTACGCCATCAAGCGGGCGCACCAACAGACGCGCCGCTTCGAGGACGACTTCTGGTCGGGTGGCGACCTGTCCATGCTGCAGCAGGCCGTGGCCAACCGGCGCGCCGAGCAAGGCGCGCTGGCGCGCATCTTCGATGCCGGCATGACCGAATTCCTGAAGGCGCGCCGCACCGCGGCCAGCGACGCCAACGCCGTGCTAGACGGCGCCCGGCGGGCGATGCGGGCGGCCTATCAGCGCGAGATGGACGCGCTGGAAGCCCATCTCAACTTCCTGGCGTCCGCCGGCTCGGTCAGCCCGTACATCGGCCTGCTGGGCACCGTGTGGGGCATCATGCACGCCTTCATCGGCCTGTCGAACATGCAGCAGGCCACCCTGGCGTCCGTGGCGCCCGGCATCGCCGAAGCCCTGATCGCCACGGCCATCGGCCTGTTCGCGGCGATTCCGGCGGTCGTGGCCTACAACCGCTTCACCAACGACATCGACCGGCTGTCCATCCGGTTCGACAGCTTCGTCGATGAATTCCTGAACATCCTGCAACGACAGGTGCGCTGA
- a CDS encoding response regulator, whose protein sequence is MRILLVEDERDMASWLVRALAQSGFVPDHAPDARTAEAFMAGTEYDAIVMDLRLPDKHGLVVLREMRNRDDRTPVLVLTAQGALQDRVRGLNLGADDFLTKPFALEELEARLTALVRRSRGRQHPRLQCGSLSYDSESRAFTLDGSLLFLTPREHAALAALLTRSGYPVDKSQLFGKVFNHDSEANPDAIEVVLHRLRKKLAGSDIRIVTVRGLGYMLESVASESQSANA, encoded by the coding sequence ATGCGCATATTGCTGGTTGAAGACGAAAGGGACATGGCGTCCTGGCTGGTGCGTGCGCTGGCCCAGAGCGGCTTCGTGCCGGATCACGCGCCGGACGCGCGCACGGCCGAAGCCTTCATGGCGGGCACGGAATACGACGCGATCGTCATGGACCTGCGCCTGCCGGACAAGCACGGCCTGGTGGTGCTGCGAGAAATGCGCAATCGCGACGACCGCACGCCGGTTCTCGTCCTCACCGCGCAGGGGGCCCTGCAGGACCGCGTCCGCGGCCTGAACCTGGGGGCCGACGATTTCCTGACCAAGCCTTTCGCGCTCGAGGAACTGGAAGCGCGCCTGACCGCGCTGGTGCGGCGCAGCCGTGGCAGGCAGCATCCGCGCCTGCAGTGCGGGTCGCTGTCCTACGACAGCGAAAGCCGGGCCTTCACCCTGGACGGTTCGCTGCTGTTCCTCACGCCCCGCGAACATGCCGCCCTGGCGGCCCTGCTGACGCGCAGCGGCTATCCGGTCGATAAGTCGCAGTTGTTCGGCAAGGTCTTCAACCACGACAGCGAGGCAAATCCGGACGCCATCGAGGTCGTGCTGCACCGCCTGCGCAAGAAGCTGGCGGGCAGCGATATCCGTATCGTCACGGTACGCGGGCTCGGCTACATGCTCGAAAGCGTCGCCAGCGAATCGCAATCGGCGAACGCCTAG
- a CDS encoding proline--tRNA ligase yields the protein MRASNYHINTLKEAPAEAEIVSHQLMTRAGMIRKLAGGIYTYMPLGLRVIRKIEKIIREEMNAAGAIELLMPVVQPAELWQESGRWVQYGQELLRIKDRHDRDFVLQPTSEEVITDIARNEIHSWRQLPLNFYHIQTKFRDERRPRFGLMRGREFTMKDAYSFDRDEAGALRSYDAMYDAYMRIFRRLGLEFRAVTADTGSIGGTRSHEFQVIADTGEDLIVYNPETQYAANIELAEAAALIPQRQAPTRALEAVPTPGAAKCEDVAAQLGIPLETTVKSIVLATEPEPGQVRIWLLMLRGDHVLNEIKTAKVPGLDQGYRFATEDEIIAHFGCKPGYLGPIGTKQAVEVIADRTVANMADFVCGANREGYHYVGANWGRDLPEPAQVADLRNVVAGDPAPDGKGALVIQRGIEVGHVFYLGTKYSAALKATYLDETGKPAILEMGCYGIGVTRIAAAAIEQNNDDRGIIWPRALAPFEVVICPVGWAKSETVRNTAESLYNALRERGIDVILDDRDARPGVMFAEWELIGAPLRVTVGERGLKDGVVELQARREASASTTPVDQALEQVLAKLENL from the coding sequence ATGCGCGCCTCCAACTATCACATCAATACTCTCAAAGAAGCGCCCGCCGAGGCCGAAATCGTCAGCCACCAGCTCATGACCCGTGCCGGCATGATCCGCAAGCTCGCCGGGGGAATCTATACGTATATGCCCTTGGGGCTGCGTGTCATCCGCAAGATCGAAAAGATCATCCGGGAGGAAATGAACGCCGCCGGGGCCATCGAACTGCTGATGCCGGTCGTCCAGCCGGCGGAGCTCTGGCAGGAATCGGGCCGCTGGGTGCAATATGGCCAGGAACTGCTGCGGATCAAGGATCGGCATGACCGCGATTTTGTGCTGCAGCCCACCTCGGAAGAGGTGATCACGGACATCGCCCGCAACGAAATCCACAGCTGGCGCCAGTTGCCGCTGAACTTCTACCACATACAGACGAAGTTCCGGGACGAAAGGCGTCCCCGATTCGGCCTGATGCGGGGGCGCGAGTTCACGATGAAGGATGCCTATTCCTTCGACCGCGACGAGGCGGGTGCCTTGCGCAGCTATGACGCGATGTACGACGCCTATATGCGCATCTTCCGCCGGCTCGGACTGGAGTTCCGCGCCGTGACGGCCGACACCGGCTCCATCGGAGGCACGCGCAGCCATGAATTCCAGGTGATTGCCGATACCGGCGAGGACCTGATCGTCTACAACCCCGAAACGCAATATGCGGCGAATATCGAACTGGCGGAAGCCGCCGCCCTGATCCCGCAGCGGCAGGCGCCCACGCGCGCGCTGGAAGCCGTGCCGACCCCCGGCGCGGCCAAGTGCGAAGACGTGGCCGCGCAGCTGGGCATTCCCCTGGAGACCACCGTCAAGTCCATCGTACTGGCCACGGAACCGGAGCCCGGCCAAGTGCGCATCTGGCTGCTGATGCTGCGCGGGGACCACGTGCTGAACGAAATCAAGACGGCCAAGGTGCCTGGCCTGGACCAAGGCTACCGCTTCGCCACCGAGGACGAGATCATTGCCCATTTCGGCTGCAAGCCCGGCTATCTGGGCCCGATCGGCACGAAGCAGGCCGTAGAGGTCATCGCCGACCGCACCGTCGCCAACATGGCGGACTTCGTCTGCGGCGCCAACCGCGAGGGCTACCACTACGTAGGCGCCAACTGGGGCCGGGACCTGCCGGAGCCGGCGCAGGTCGCCGACCTGCGCAACGTGGTGGCGGGCGACCCCGCGCCGGACGGCAAGGGCGCGCTGGTGATCCAGCGCGGCATCGAGGTCGGCCACGTCTTCTATCTGGGTACCAAGTATTCGGCGGCGCTGAAGGCGACCTACCTGGACGAGACCGGCAAGCCCGCCATCCTCGAGATGGGCTGCTACGGCATCGGCGTGACGCGCATCGCCGCGGCCGCCATCGAGCAGAACAACGACGATCGCGGCATCATCTGGCCGCGCGCCCTGGCGCCCTTCGAAGTGGTGATCTGCCCCGTGGGATGGGCAAAAAGTGAAACTGTTCGTAACACTGCCGAATCGCTCTATAACGCGCTGCGCGAACGCGGGATCGATGTGATCCTGGACGACCGCGATGCGCGCCCTGGCGTCATGTTCGCTGAATGGGAACTGATAGGCGCCCCTTTGCGCGTAACAGTTGGAGAGCGCGGACTGAAGGACGGTGTGGTCGAATTGCAGGCCCGGCGTGAAGCCAGCGCCAGTACGACCCCGGTCGACCAGGCGCTGGAGCAAGTGCTGGCCAAGCTGGAAAACCTTTGA
- a CDS encoding sensor histidine kinase encodes MAAHPTPRRPATGRPWSARVGIRALLISLLLPGVIALLVIDSYNDYQTLADITNDAYDSALLEPARVLESSIEFTPDGALQVVTPLYAQVMLESRAGLRKYFHIEEIDPPLPSGQAPGAPGLALLGMPDIPRPPVWPRSDGQPMFYDGAYRNDPVRMVALVRDLYYHGTHRQVLILVGESTGKRIEAEDAARRKELLRDGRMLALVVLMVWWGVAWALRPLARLRNDIRARSADDLTPLDAWRVPSEVAPLVEAVNHHIARHRHMLEEQSRFLDDASHQLRTPLAIMSTQAQYALRERDPVLIRDGLRAIVAQLGRTRRLTEQLLQLAHASQGGESPHRVLDLNDVAREVVLQYLPLAHEKQQDLGWSDARGDTIESGLTGPAAPVAGSEVELHEAIANLVHNAVNYAPRGARITVSVVRGDARVEVRVSDNGPGLNPALRARAFARFDRAGVEAGGAPTSGSGLGLAIAQAYARRNGGDIVLADGETNAQGGVGLCAILWIPLLGDNPGIQEPDSLKKAD; translated from the coding sequence GTGGCCGCGCATCCCACGCCCCGGCGCCCGGCCACGGGCCGCCCGTGGTCCGCGCGGGTCGGCATACGCGCGCTCCTCATCTCGCTGCTGCTGCCTGGTGTCATCGCGCTGCTGGTCATCGACAGCTATAACGATTACCAGACGCTGGCCGATATCACCAACGACGCCTACGACAGCGCACTCCTGGAGCCGGCGCGTGTCCTGGAAAGCAGCATCGAGTTCACGCCGGACGGCGCCCTGCAGGTGGTGACGCCCCTGTACGCGCAGGTCATGCTCGAATCGCGCGCCGGCCTGCGCAAATATTTCCACATCGAGGAAATCGATCCGCCGCTGCCGTCGGGGCAGGCGCCCGGCGCGCCCGGGCTCGCCCTGCTCGGCATGCCCGATATCCCGCGGCCGCCCGTCTGGCCGCGCAGCGACGGACAGCCGATGTTCTACGACGGCGCCTATCGCAACGATCCCGTGCGCATGGTGGCCCTGGTGCGCGACCTCTACTATCACGGCACGCACCGCCAGGTCCTGATCCTGGTCGGCGAAAGCACGGGCAAGCGCATCGAGGCCGAGGATGCCGCCCGGCGCAAGGAACTGCTGCGCGACGGCCGCATGCTGGCGCTGGTGGTCCTGATGGTCTGGTGGGGCGTGGCCTGGGCCCTGCGGCCGCTGGCCAGGCTGCGCAACGACATCCGCGCCCGCTCGGCCGATGACCTGACGCCGCTGGACGCCTGGCGCGTGCCTTCCGAAGTCGCGCCTCTGGTCGAGGCGGTCAACCACCACATCGCGCGCCACCGGCACATGCTGGAGGAACAGTCGCGCTTTCTCGACGATGCCTCGCACCAGCTGCGCACGCCGCTGGCCATCATGTCGACCCAGGCGCAGTACGCGCTGCGCGAACGCGACCCGGTCTTGATCCGCGACGGCCTGCGCGCGATCGTCGCGCAGCTGGGGCGCACCCGCCGCCTCACCGAACAGCTGCTGCAGCTCGCGCACGCCAGCCAGGGCGGCGAATCGCCGCACAGGGTGCTGGACCTGAATGACGTGGCGCGCGAGGTTGTCTTGCAATATCTGCCCCTTGCCCACGAAAAACAGCAGGACCTGGGTTGGAGCGACGCGCGGGGCGACACCATTGAAAGCGGTCTGACAGGCCCGGCGGCTCCGGTCGCCGGTTCGGAGGTGGAGCTGCACGAAGCCATCGCGAACCTAGTCCACAATGCGGTGAACTACGCGCCCCGCGGGGCGCGTATCACCGTATCGGTGGTGCGGGGAGATGCGCGCGTGGAAGTGCGGGTGTCCGACAACGGACCGGGACTCAATCCTGCCTTGCGCGCGCGTGCCTTCGCGCGCTTTGATCGCGCCGGTGTGGAGGCAGGTGGCGCGCCGACATCCGGGTCGGGTTTGGGACTGGCGATCGCGCAGGCCTACGCCCGCCGCAATGGCGGCGATATCGTCCTGGCCGATGGGGAAACGAATGCCCAGGGTGGGGTGGGGCTATGCGCCATCCTATGGATTCCCCTGTTAGGGGATAACCCTGGGATTCAGGAACCAGACAGTCTAAAGAAAGCGGATTAG
- the ybgC gene encoding tol-pal system-associated acyl-CoA thioesterase has translation MTSPLSPYLPVESTLDIRVYYEDTDAGGIVFYANYLKFMERGRTEWLRALGFDQSRLVRESGHIFVVARLDMSYRKPARLDDVLTIRSRVTRLGRASIHFAQRAERSGELLAEGNIQVCCVDATTLKPAELPPELRATLESIQG, from the coding sequence TTGACTTCGCCGTTGTCGCCGTATCTCCCCGTGGAATCGACGCTGGATATCCGTGTCTATTACGAAGACACGGACGCCGGCGGCATCGTTTTCTACGCCAATTATCTGAAGTTCATGGAACGCGGGCGCACCGAATGGCTGCGCGCGCTGGGCTTCGATCAATCCCGCCTGGTCCGCGAATCCGGCCACATCTTCGTGGTCGCCAGGCTTGACATGTCCTACCGCAAACCGGCCCGTCTGGACGATGTGCTTACCATACGTTCGCGTGTAACACGACTGGGCCGGGCTTCGATACACTTCGCGCAGCGGGCGGAACGCAGCGGGGAACTGCTGGCCGAGGGCAACATCCAAGTGTGCTGCGTGGATGCGACCACCCTCAAGCCAGCGGAACTGCCTCCGGAATTGCGCGCAACACTCGAATCTATTCAGGGATAA
- a CDS encoding tripartite tricarboxylate transporter TctB family protein yields MVLIGLGSIYGGLNYQIGTLSHMGPGFFPAAVGGLLAFTGVLIAIGGKTGAKDTEDGEATHVPSSHPTGMPDMRGAICIIVGILAFIGLGHYGGLLPATFAITFISALGDRKNTVKQALILSLGMVVIAVVVFWWALQLQLPLIQWG; encoded by the coding sequence ATGGTCCTGATCGGCCTGGGGTCGATATACGGTGGTCTGAATTATCAGATCGGTACGCTAAGCCATATGGGACCCGGGTTCTTCCCGGCAGCGGTAGGGGGGTTGCTGGCATTCACGGGCGTCTTGATCGCCATCGGCGGCAAGACCGGAGCAAAAGACACGGAAGACGGCGAAGCTACCCACGTCCCTTCCTCGCATCCCACGGGCATGCCCGACATGCGCGGCGCGATCTGCATCATCGTCGGCATTCTGGCGTTCATCGGCCTGGGGCATTATGGCGGCCTGCTGCCGGCGACCTTCGCCATCACCTTCATTTCCGCGTTGGGTGATCGCAAGAACACGGTGAAGCAGGCTTTGATTCTTTCGTTGGGCATGGTGGTCATCGCCGTGGTCGTGTTCTGGTGGGCGCTGCAACTGCAGCTGCCACTGATCCAGTGGGGTTGA
- a CDS encoding ExbD/TolR family protein — protein sequence MPSVRSGGRSGRRMKADINVVPYIDVMLVLLVIFMVTAPLITPGLINLPSVGQASDVPVKPLEVQISQNGDIALRMREPGANPETIGRSELVSQVRARITADTPVVIAADGKVPYESVVKVMDELRTNGVTRLGLLVDQQSSTGAAAAAAGQPQRPAPAAPKR from the coding sequence ATGCCCTCGGTACGCTCGGGCGGCCGTTCCGGCCGCCGCATGAAAGCCGATATCAACGTCGTTCCCTATATCGACGTGATGCTGGTGCTGCTGGTGATCTTCATGGTCACCGCGCCGCTGATCACCCCTGGCCTGATCAACCTGCCCTCGGTGGGCCAGGCCTCGGACGTTCCGGTCAAGCCGCTGGAAGTGCAGATTTCGCAAAACGGCGACATCGCGCTGCGCATGCGCGAACCCGGCGCCAATCCCGAGACCATCGGCCGGTCCGAACTGGTCAGCCAGGTGCGCGCGCGCATCACGGCGGACACGCCGGTCGTCATCGCCGCTGACGGCAAGGTGCCTTACGAATCCGTCGTGAAGGTCATGGACGAACTGCGCACGAACGGCGTGACGCGGCTTGGGCTGCTGGTGGACCAGCAGTCCTCGACCGGCGCCGCCGCCGCGGCCGCCGGACAGCCGCAGCGTCCCGCGCCCGCGGCGCCGAAGCGCTGA
- a CDS encoding RNA pyrophosphohydrolase has protein sequence MLDREGYRPNVGIILVNTKNEVFWGKRIREHAWQFPQGGIKYGESPVQAMYRELHEEVGLKPEHVRILGRTRDWLRYNVPDHFVRREWRGHYKGQKQIWFLLRLVGRDSDVCLRATQHPEFDAWRWSQYWVPLDAVIEFKRDVYTQALNELSAILFRRHHETRYLRQRVHGQRAAENLAGGPDGHAHIAG, from the coding sequence ATGCTGGACCGCGAAGGCTACCGTCCCAATGTCGGCATCATTCTCGTCAACACCAAAAACGAGGTCTTTTGGGGCAAGCGAATCCGGGAACACGCCTGGCAGTTCCCGCAGGGCGGCATCAAGTACGGCGAAAGCCCGGTGCAGGCCATGTATCGCGAGCTCCATGAAGAAGTGGGCTTGAAGCCCGAGCATGTCCGCATTTTGGGGCGCACACGCGATTGGCTGCGCTACAACGTCCCGGATCATTTCGTCCGGCGGGAATGGCGTGGCCATTACAAGGGCCAGAAGCAGATCTGGTTCCTGCTCAGGCTGGTGGGGCGCGACAGCGACGTCTGCCTGCGCGCCACGCAGCACCCGGAATTCGACGCCTGGCGCTGGAGCCAATATTGGGTTCCGCTCGATGCCGTCATCGAATTCAAGCGGGACGTCTATACGCAGGCCCTGAACGAACTCTCGGCTATCCTGTTCAGGCGGCACCACGAAACACGCTACCTGCGACAACGCGTGCACGGGCAGCGGGCTGCCGAGAATCTGGCTGGAGGGCCTGACGGCCATGCGCATATTGCTGGTTGA
- a CDS encoding 2-hydroxyacid dehydrogenase has translation MHVLFACPHNDPADWLPGLTAELPDCRISVWDPSGPPSGADVALVWKPPAALFDHEPTLKTLFNLGAGVDALLQMDLPSHIQIVRLEDAGMAVQMAEYALYALLRVSRAFGRYERDQAVSQWAPQPGLRREQWPVGVLGLGEMGGRVAQSIAAFDYPVLGWSRSPRSVDGIQTYAGTEQLPEFLRRTRVLVNVLPLTPETTGILDRAILTQLMPGAHLVNVGRGGHVNEADLLELLDEGRLEGATLDVFDVEPLPAGHPFWTHPRVHITPHIAASTLRAEAIAQIAAKIRRLAQGEPISGVVTPQRGY, from the coding sequence ATGCATGTTCTTTTTGCCTGCCCCCACAACGACCCCGCCGATTGGTTGCCAGGGCTGACCGCCGAATTGCCGGATTGCCGGATCTCGGTGTGGGATCCCTCCGGGCCCCCGTCCGGCGCCGATGTTGCCCTGGTATGGAAACCGCCCGCGGCGCTGTTCGACCATGAGCCCACCCTGAAGACCCTGTTCAATCTAGGGGCAGGCGTGGACGCGCTGTTGCAGATGGATCTGCCTTCGCATATCCAGATCGTTCGCCTGGAAGATGCGGGCATGGCGGTGCAGATGGCGGAATACGCCTTGTATGCCTTGCTCCGCGTATCCCGGGCGTTCGGCCGCTACGAGCGCGACCAGGCTGTGTCCCAGTGGGCGCCCCAGCCCGGCCTGCGTCGGGAACAATGGCCCGTCGGGGTCCTGGGGCTGGGCGAAATGGGCGGTCGCGTCGCGCAATCGATCGCCGCTTTCGATTACCCGGTGCTGGGATGGTCGCGCTCGCCGCGTTCCGTCGATGGCATCCAGACCTACGCCGGCACCGAGCAATTGCCGGAGTTCCTGCGGCGTACCCGCGTGCTCGTCAACGTGCTGCCCTTGACACCGGAAACCACCGGCATCCTCGACCGCGCCATCCTTACGCAATTGATGCCCGGCGCGCATCTGGTGAATGTCGGCCGGGGCGGCCACGTCAATGAGGCGGATCTGCTCGAACTGTTGGACGAGGGCCGGCTGGAAGGTGCCACGCTGGATGTCTTCGACGTGGAACCCCTGCCTGCGGGGCATCCGTTCTGGACGCACCCGCGTGTCCACATCACCCCGCACATCGCGGCCAGCACGCTGCGCGCCGAAGCGATCGCCCAGATCGCCGCCAAAATACGTCGGCTCGCGCAAGGCGAGCCGATATCGGGCGTGGTGACGCCGCAGCGTGGTTATTGA
- the tolA gene encoding cell envelope integrity protein TolA, which produces MTPPLIKHSSRPPEAPPAQDNRKAFGFAVAVHIILVLVLVLGVNWHTENPGPVQVQLWANGDSPVSPPPEPQPEPTPPPQPQPTPEPPPPPPQPQPAPPPPPPQPQAQPQDTPDPEIALEAARKKKEQEEKERQAAAAEQARLEKERQQAALEEKQRLEKQRQDAEKAAAAKAAAEKAAADKAAAQKAAAEKAAAEKAAAEKAAAEKAAADKKAKEDAAKKAAAEKAAADKAAAEKAAAEKAAAEKAAAEKAAAAKKAAADRALKEAFRNDALGAAGIPGGTADRNQAGGGRDDGYGAKVRACIQPGVSYPTPPRAGSANPTVQYRVQLRSDGSVSSVSLTTSSGNTGFDRAVETGIRRCNPFPKPSTGRYEPVIDVIYRMYD; this is translated from the coding sequence ATGACGCCACCTCTAATCAAGCACTCCAGCCGCCCGCCCGAAGCGCCGCCCGCGCAGGACAATCGGAAAGCCTTCGGCTTCGCCGTGGCGGTCCACATCATCCTGGTGCTGGTCCTGGTGCTCGGCGTGAATTGGCACACGGAAAATCCGGGGCCCGTGCAAGTCCAGCTGTGGGCCAACGGCGATTCCCCGGTCTCGCCGCCGCCGGAACCACAGCCCGAACCCACACCGCCGCCGCAACCCCAGCCCACACCGGAACCGCCGCCGCCCCCGCCGCAACCGCAGCCGGCGCCGCCTCCCCCGCCGCCGCAACCGCAGGCCCAGCCGCAGGACACGCCGGATCCCGAAATCGCACTGGAAGCGGCCCGCAAGAAGAAGGAACAGGAAGAAAAGGAACGCCAAGCCGCGGCGGCTGAACAGGCGCGCCTGGAAAAGGAACGCCAGCAAGCCGCGCTGGAGGAAAAACAGCGGCTGGAAAAACAGCGCCAGGACGCCGAAAAGGCCGCGGCCGCGAAGGCAGCGGCGGAGAAAGCCGCCGCCGACAAGGCCGCCGCACAGAAAGCAGCGGCTGAAAAAGCGGCGGCCGAGAAGGCCGCGGCCGAGAAAGCCGCCGCCGAGAAGGCGGCCGCCGACAAGAAGGCCAAGGAAGATGCCGCCAAGAAGGCGGCGGCGGAGAAGGCGGCGGCCGACAAGGCGGCGGCCGAAAAAGCGGCCGCGGAAAAGGCGGCAGCTGAAAAGGCAGCCGCCGAAAAAGCCGCCGCGGCCAAGAAAGCCGCGGCCGACCGTGCGCTGAAGGAAGCATTCCGCAATGACGCGCTCGGCGCGGCCGGGATTCCCGGCGGCACGGCCGACCGCAACCAGGCGGGGGGCGGACGCGACGACGGCTATGGTGCCAAGGTCCGCGCCTGCATCCAGCCGGGCGTATCGTACCCAACGCCGCCGCGGGCCGGCTCGGCCAACCCGACGGTGCAATACCGGGTACAGTTACGCTCGGACGGCAGCGTTTCCTCGGTGAGCCTGACCACGTCGTCGGGCAATACCGGATTCGACCGCGCCGTGGAAACCGGCATCCGGCGCTGCAACCCCTTCCCGAAACCTTCGACCGGGCGGTACGAGCCGGTGATCGACGTTATTTACCGTATGTATGACTGA
- a CDS encoding tripartite tricarboxylate transporter permease produces MHQALVDLWFGFGVAFEPHNLMWSFFGVLVGNLIGVLPGMGALSAISILLPLTYVMHPVPAIMMLAGIFYGSQYGGAIGAILLNLPSHPPHAVTCLDGYPLTKQGKGGTALGITMIASFFAASVGILVMIFFSPLLVEVAFKFGPTEIFSIMLLGLIAGSTMSRGSPLKGICMTLFGLLCGVVGTDVNTGTIRLSFGILDLSDGLELVAIAMGLFGVADFLMSVNRMTIIGTGTKLRLRDMRPSAKELKESFLPLVRGTLVGTLFGAMPGTGPTITTFIAYALERKISKTPERFGTGMLAGVASPEAASHSKTQVDFIPTMSLGIPGDAVMALILGGLLIQGIQPGPQLITEHPDIFWGLIASFWVGNVLLVILNVPLIGIWVKLLQVPYRYLFPSALFFIAVGVFSTQNSLFQIWEALAFGVIGAVFMLLDFSVAPILLGFVLGPMVEENFRRALLLSRGDMMIFVQRPISAWFVGISTLLILLQIIAHARKKFKKRGKPMLPKTA; encoded by the coding sequence ATGCATCAAGCACTTGTTGATCTCTGGTTCGGTTTTGGCGTCGCGTTCGAACCCCATAACCTGATGTGGTCGTTCTTTGGCGTGCTGGTGGGTAACCTCATCGGCGTGCTGCCCGGCATGGGCGCCTTGTCGGCCATTTCCATTCTGCTGCCGCTGACCTACGTCATGCATCCGGTCCCCGCGATCATGATGCTGGCAGGTATCTTCTACGGCTCGCAGTACGGCGGCGCCATCGGCGCGATCCTGCTCAATCTGCCTTCCCATCCGCCGCATGCGGTGACGTGTCTTGACGGCTATCCGTTGACCAAGCAGGGCAAGGGCGGCACGGCGCTGGGCATCACCATGATCGCGTCGTTCTTCGCGGCGTCGGTCGGCATCCTGGTGATGATCTTCTTCTCGCCGCTGCTGGTGGAAGTCGCGTTCAAGTTCGGCCCGACGGAGATCTTCTCCATCATGTTGCTGGGCCTGATCGCCGGTTCGACGATGTCGCGCGGTTCGCCCCTGAAGGGCATCTGCATGACGCTCTTCGGCCTGCTGTGCGGCGTGGTCGGCACGGACGTCAACACGGGCACCATCCGCCTGTCGTTCGGCATCCTGGACTTGTCCGACGGCCTGGAGCTCGTCGCCATCGCCATGGGCCTGTTCGGCGTCGCCGACTTCCTGATGAGCGTGAACCGCATGACCATCATCGGCACCGGCACGAAGCTGCGCCTGCGCGATATGCGTCCGTCGGCGAAGGAACTCAAGGAGTCCTTCCTGCCGCTGGTGCGCGGTACGCTGGTGGGCACGCTCTTCGGTGCCATGCCCGGTACCGGCCCGACCATCACAACCTTCATTGCCTATGCCTTGGAACGCAAGATCTCCAAGACGCCGGAGCGTTTCGGTACGGGCATGCTGGCCGGCGTGGCGTCGCCCGAGGCCGCTTCGCACTCGAAGACCCAGGTCGACTTCATCCCCACCATGAGCCTGGGTATCCCGGGCGACGCGGTGATGGCGCTGATCCTGGGCGGCCTGTTGATCCAGGGCATCCAGCCCGGTCCGCAGCTGATCACCGAGCACCCGGACATCTTCTGGGGCCTGATCGCCAGCTTCTGGGTGGGCAACGTGCTGCTGGTCATCCTGAACGTGCCGCTCATCGGCATCTGGGTCAAGCTGCTGCAAGTGCCTTATCGCTATCTGTTCCCGTCCGCGCTGTTCTTCATCGCAGTGGGCGTGTTCAGTACCCAGAACAGCCTGTTCCAGATCTGGGAAGCCTTGGCCTTCGGCGTGATTGGCGCGGTCTTCATGCTGCTCGACTTCTCGGTCGCGCCCATCTTGCTGGGCTTTGTGCTGGGACCCATGGTGGAAGAAAACTTCCGTCGCGCACTGCTGTTGTCGCGCGGCGATATGATGATCTTCGTGCAGCGTCCCATCAGCGCCTGGTTCGTGGGTATCTCGACCTTGCTGATCTTGCTGCAGATCATTGCCCATGCCCGCAAGAAGTTCAAAAAGCGCGGCAAGCCCATGCTGCCCAAGACCGCCTGA